A genomic region of Erythrobacter sp. SCSIO 43205 contains the following coding sequences:
- a CDS encoding alkaline phosphatase: protein MTDTRSRRLELSRRFALKTFGASAITGLSLLGASGAIASPVFRQYPFQLGIASGEPEADGFVIWTRLAPDPLEAGYGMLPAPVEVRWEVASDERMQNKVAEGTAIARPEIGHAVHVEVAGLEANRPYFYRFYSGRERSGIGRAKTTPALGQPIDKLRFGVAGCQSYEEGYYTAHRYLAGEEADFIFCYGDYIYEYRGDRIRAQWNGDVSENVRTHIGQEIHTIEDYRRRYAQYKMDPDLQAAHASAPWFVVWDDHEIDNNWVSDIDQDGTPASIFALRQQMAMQAYYEHMPLRPSSMPLGNRMQIYRQQRFGDLLDLNLLDTRQYRSDQPCDDRWAQYCDGVDDRNAQVLGREQEDWLFDKLKSSKAQWQVLAQQIMMMDLDRRIGEGEGRNLDSWGGYETPRDRVLAKVQDLGKDSVIVLTGDEHQNYAGELYLDGQRPSPKPIATEFVSTSITSGGDGVDVRSDTALIQKENECLKWHNAQRGYVMCDVTHEQWTTEFKTMDYVSKRGGAIKTRKRMAVAAGQPGSLAEA from the coding sequence ATGACAGACACCCGATCACGGCGCCTTGAACTGAGCCGTCGCTTTGCCCTTAAAACCTTTGGCGCATCGGCCATCACCGGACTTTCTTTGCTGGGCGCGAGCGGCGCGATTGCCTCGCCTGTGTTCCGGCAATATCCGTTTCAACTGGGCATCGCGTCCGGGGAGCCGGAGGCGGATGGCTTTGTGATCTGGACCCGCCTTGCCCCAGACCCGCTGGAGGCGGGCTATGGAATGTTGCCAGCCCCCGTCGAAGTGCGCTGGGAAGTGGCGAGCGATGAGCGGATGCAGAACAAGGTCGCCGAAGGCACAGCCATTGCACGGCCAGAAATTGGCCATGCAGTCCACGTTGAGGTCGCTGGGCTGGAGGCGAACCGTCCCTATTTCTACCGCTTTTATTCAGGGCGCGAGAGGAGCGGCATTGGCCGCGCAAAGACCACGCCAGCGCTGGGCCAACCGATTGATAAACTGCGCTTTGGCGTCGCGGGCTGCCAGAGTTACGAAGAAGGCTATTACACCGCGCACCGCTATCTCGCAGGCGAAGAGGCAGACTTCATCTTCTGCTATGGCGACTATATTTACGAATATCGCGGCGACCGAATTCGCGCGCAATGGAATGGCGACGTTTCTGAAAACGTGCGCACGCATATCGGTCAGGAAATCCACACGATCGAGGATTATCGCCGCCGTTATGCGCAGTACAAAATGGACCCCGACCTTCAGGCAGCACACGCTTCTGCCCCGTGGTTCGTCGTCTGGGACGACCATGAGATCGACAACAATTGGGTAAGCGATATCGATCAGGATGGCACCCCTGCGAGCATATTCGCCCTGCGCCAGCAGATGGCAATGCAGGCCTATTATGAACATATGCCGCTTCGCCCCTCCTCCATGCCGCTGGGCAACCGGATGCAGATTTACCGTCAACAACGCTTTGGCGACTTGCTTGACCTCAACCTTCTCGACACGCGCCAATATCGCAGCGATCAACCCTGCGATGACCGCTGGGCGCAATATTGCGACGGAGTGGATGATCGCAATGCGCAGGTGCTTGGCCGCGAGCAGGAGGACTGGCTGTTCGACAAGCTCAAGTCGTCAAAGGCGCAGTGGCAGGTCCTCGCACAACAGATCATGATGATGGACCTTGACCGCCGCATTGGCGAAGGTGAGGGCCGCAATCTGGATAGCTGGGGCGGCTATGAGACGCCGCGCGACCGTGTTCTGGCCAAGGTTCAAGACCTTGGCAAAGACAGCGTTATTGTGCTGACGGGGGATGAGCACCAGAATTACGCGGGCGAGCTTTACCTTGATGGGCAACGCCCCAGTCCAAAACCGATTGCAACCGAGTTTGTCTCAACCTCAATCACGTCAGGCGGAGACGGCGTGGACGTGCGTTCGGACACCGCTTTGATCCAGAAAGAAAACGAGTGCCTGAAATGGCACAATGCCCAACGCGGCTACGTCATGTGCGATGTGACGCACGAGCAATGGACGACCGAGTTCAAAACGATGGACTATGTCTCAAAGCGCGGCGGTGCGATCAAAACCCGCAAACGCATGGCCGTGGCAGCGGGTCAGCCGGGGTCATTGGCTGAGGCGTAA
- a CDS encoding glycosyl hydrolase, which yields MRNFVQSTARFFALVALVLGLGLSAPAMAQDDGKSALSSLPLRLIGPGYVSGRISDFAVFSGGSHHYLVATASGGLWMTKDAGTTWTPIFDREGSYSIGVVEIAPSDENTIWVGTGENNAQRSVAFGDGVYKSTDGGKSWTNMGLKNSGHISQIWINPEDANHVLVAAQGPLWSAGGDRGLYKTTDGGASWELILEIDEHTGINEFVVHPDNYNLITASSYQRRRHVWVLINGGPGSGIHRTSDGGENWTKVSAGLPRKDDMGRIGLAMAPSEPDMIYAIIEAQDDEKGVYRSTDFGQSWEKRSSHMTTSPQYYNEIVVDPKNPDVLYSLDTFSKRSTDGGKTFSDMSNATRHVDDHALWIDDSNTSHMIIGGDGGVYETWDGGQKWRHFQNLPIVQFYRVQPDNASPFYNVCGGTQDNNSLCGPSRTTLVHGITNSDWHIVLGGDGYKPQIDPRDPNIVYTQYQYGGLARYDRRTQERVFLTPQPEAGEPAYKWNWNTPLLISPHNPDRIYYAAEYLFASNDRGNSWEKISPDLTRQIDRNALEVMGRVWSVDAIAKNDSTSIYGAAIALSESPLVEGLIYVGTDDGVISVTENNGANWRRLTSVRGVPDMTLVEDIIASVHDAGVAYAVFDNHKRGDDKPYVYRTSDRGRTWTSIAGNLPAKGSVHTIAEDHVDPNLLFVGTEFGLFYTQNGGGSWQQLKAGFPTIDVRDIEIQRRENDLVVGTFGRGVYILDDYSALRTSASAVASNEATLFPVRDPWMYIEGDLWGGYGGAQASNGDNFWYAENPPYGAVFTYTLRDGLETRAQARRKAERAIEKTGGDTPYPSWEALRAEDREDAPAIVFTITDTEGNIVRRMTGPHTKGLHRVAWDLRYPAPDPARLTPAEVSIFGGAPRGPLVLPGEYTVQMGKRVNGVVTPLGTPQSFTVKELDNSPELADDRAAVLAFQNETAQLSKAVSGASAASRELRNRIALMKVAVEALPEPNDAQRSSLQQIESLLDNADMALFGDRTVSGRDEPAPFSINQRIGQIRGWGWSHQSPVTGSDKTAFEIAKSEFEEVLGQLRDVELRVEALEDELAGMGAPYTPGSGVPNYSG from the coding sequence ATGAGAAATTTCGTCCAATCAACCGCCCGCTTTTTCGCGTTGGTCGCACTGGTACTGGGCTTAGGCCTGAGCGCCCCTGCGATGGCACAAGATGACGGGAAAAGCGCGCTTTCCTCGCTGCCTTTGCGCTTGATCGGGCCGGGCTATGTTTCAGGGCGAATTTCGGATTTTGCCGTCTTTTCAGGTGGATCGCATCACTATCTTGTTGCAACGGCATCCGGCGGGCTTTGGATGACCAAGGATGCTGGCACCACATGGACGCCGATTTTTGATCGCGAAGGATCCTACTCCATCGGCGTGGTTGAAATCGCGCCGTCTGATGAGAACACCATCTGGGTCGGCACCGGCGAAAACAATGCGCAGCGCTCGGTCGCCTTTGGTGATGGCGTTTACAAATCCACCGATGGCGGCAAGTCGTGGACAAATATGGGCCTTAAAAATTCTGGCCACATCTCGCAAATCTGGATCAATCCTGAGGATGCGAACCACGTTCTGGTCGCAGCCCAAGGTCCGCTGTGGTCGGCGGGCGGTGATCGCGGGCTTTACAAGACGACTGATGGGGGGGCGAGCTGGGAGCTGATCCTTGAGATTGACGAGCATACCGGCATCAATGAATTTGTTGTCCACCCGGACAATTACAACCTTATCACTGCAAGCTCCTATCAGCGCCGCCGCCATGTCTGGGTGCTTATCAACGGCGGTCCGGGCTCCGGTATTCACCGCACGAGTGATGGCGGCGAGAACTGGACCAAGGTTTCTGCAGGCTTGCCGCGCAAGGACGACATGGGCCGCATCGGCCTTGCCATGGCGCCGTCTGAGCCGGACATGATCTACGCCATCATCGAAGCACAAGACGATGAAAAGGGTGTCTATCGCTCGACCGATTTCGGGCAAAGCTGGGAAAAGCGTTCCAGCCACATGACCACCAGCCCGCAATATTATAATGAGATCGTGGTCGACCCGAAGAACCCCGATGTTCTTTATTCGCTCGACACATTCTCCAAGCGCTCAACCGATGGCGGCAAGACGTTTTCGGACATGAGCAATGCGACGCGCCACGTTGATGACCACGCTCTGTGGATTGATGATAGCAACACCTCTCACATGATCATCGGCGGCGATGGCGGGGTTTATGAGACATGGGACGGTGGTCAGAAATGGCGGCATTTCCAGAACTTGCCGATTGTGCAGTTCTACCGCGTGCAGCCGGACAATGCCTCGCCATTCTACAATGTTTGCGGGGGGACGCAGGACAACAACTCGCTGTGCGGTCCTTCGCGCACCACGCTAGTCCACGGCATCACCAATTCCGATTGGCACATCGTGCTGGGCGGGGACGGCTATAAGCCACAAATCGACCCGCGCGATCCCAATATCGTCTATACGCAGTACCAATATGGCGGCCTGGCGCGCTATGACCGCCGCACGCAGGAGCGGGTGTTCCTGACCCCGCAACCTGAAGCAGGCGAGCCCGCTTACAAGTGGAACTGGAACACGCCGCTCTTGATCAGCCCGCACAATCCCGACCGGATTTACTATGCGGCTGAGTATCTCTTTGCCTCCAACGATCGCGGCAATTCGTGGGAGAAGATCAGTCCCGACCTGACCCGGCAGATTGACCGCAACGCGCTCGAAGTCATGGGCCGCGTGTGGAGCGTCGATGCGATTGCAAAGAACGATTCCACCTCGATCTATGGCGCTGCAATTGCTTTGTCGGAAAGCCCTCTGGTTGAAGGCCTGATCTATGTCGGCACCGATGACGGCGTGATTTCTGTCACCGAGAATAATGGCGCAAACTGGCGCAGGCTGACGAGCGTGCGCGGCGTGCCGGATATGACGCTGGTCGAAGACATCATTGCTTCCGTGCACGATGCGGGTGTCGCCTATGCCGTATTCGACAACCACAAACGCGGCGATGATAAGCCTTACGTCTATCGCACGAGCGACCGGGGCAGGACATGGACTTCGATTGCGGGGAACCTGCCCGCAAAAGGCTCGGTCCACACCATTGCTGAGGATCATGTTGACCCCAACCTTTTGTTTGTGGGCACCGAGTTCGGCCTGTTCTACACGCAGAACGGCGGGGGCAGCTGGCAGCAATTGAAGGCCGGTTTCCCCACGATCGACGTTCGCGATATTGAGATCCAGCGGCGCGAGAACGACCTTGTCGTCGGCACCTTCGGGCGCGGCGTTTATATCCTCGATGATTATTCGGCCCTTCGCACAAGCGCCTCTGCAGTCGCGTCAAACGAGGCGACGCTCTTCCCAGTGCGTGACCCATGGATGTATATCGAAGGCGACCTTTGGGGCGGCTATGGCGGCGCGCAGGCGTCGAATGGCGACAACTTCTGGTATGCGGAAAATCCCCCCTATGGCGCGGTCTTCACCTATACGCTGCGTGATGGTCTTGAGACACGCGCGCAGGCCCGTCGCAAAGCCGAGCGCGCGATTGAGAAGACCGGCGGCGATACGCCGTACCCATCGTGGGAGGCGCTTCGTGCAGAAGACCGCGAGGATGCGCCTGCGATTGTTTTCACGATCACGGATACTGAGGGCAACATCGTGCGCCGCATGACGGGCCCGCACACCAAGGGGCTGCATCGCGTCGCATGGGATTTGCGCTATCCTGCGCCTGACCCCGCGCGCTTGACGCCTGCCGAAGTGAGCATTTTCGGCGGCGCGCCGCGCGGTCCGCTGGTGCTTCCGGGCGAGTACACCGTCCAGATGGGCAAGCGCGTGAACGGGGTGGTGACGCCACTTGGAACGCCGCAGAGCTTCACCGTCAAGGAGCTCGACAATAGCCCTGAACTGGCGGACGACCGCGCAGCTGTTCTGGCTTTCCAGAACGAGACCGCGCAGCTTTCCAAAGCCGTTTCCGGCGCAAGCGCGGCCTCACGTGAACTGCGTAACCGCATTGCTTTGATGAAAGTCGCCGTGGAGGCTCTGCCCGAGCCAAACGATGCACAGCGCAGTTCGCTTCAACAGATCGAAAGCCTGCTCGACAACGCTGATATGGCGCTGTTCGGCGACCGGACTGTCTCTGGCCGCGATGAGCCGGCACCGTTCTCAATCAACCAGCGTATCGGGCAAATCCGGGGTTGGGGCTGGAGCCACCAGTCGCCAGTGACAGGTTCGGACAAGACCGCGTTTGAAATCGCCAAGAGTGAGTTCGAGGAGGTGCTTGGCCAGCTTCGTGATGTGGAGCTTCGGGTTGAGGCGCTTGAAGATGAACTGGCAGGGATGGGCGCGCCCTATACCCCCGGCAGCGGGGTTCCAAACTATTCGGGCTAA
- a CDS encoding isochorismatase family protein gives MTDGLDENYAKAYGGTAGFGKSPALVMIDFVQGYFDQACDLYSDVDDALASALRVREAAHAAGIPVILTNVVYHPKAIDGGRFFEKATPLRYFLEGNPMGAWPKGLTPRPDELVISKQYPSAFFGTSLASTLTSLRVDNVILTGLTTSGCVRASCVDAMSHGFITTVVREACGDRHDGPHEANLFDMQAKYADVVSEEAIIAHLNTLKT, from the coding sequence ATGACAGATGGTTTGGATGAAAACTACGCGAAGGCCTATGGCGGGACGGCAGGTTTTGGAAAATCGCCAGCGCTGGTGATGATCGACTTTGTTCAAGGCTATTTCGATCAAGCGTGCGACCTGTACTCCGATGTCGATGACGCGCTCGCCTCCGCTTTGCGGGTGCGCGAGGCGGCCCACGCAGCGGGTATCCCGGTGATCCTCACCAATGTCGTCTATCACCCCAAGGCGATCGACGGCGGGCGCTTTTTCGAAAAAGCCACGCCTTTGCGCTATTTCCTTGAAGGCAACCCGATGGGCGCATGGCCTAAAGGGCTCACGCCAAGGCCTGACGAACTGGTCATTTCCAAACAATACCCCAGCGCCTTTTTCGGAACCTCGCTTGCATCAACGCTCACATCCTTGCGCGTTGACAATGTGATTCTAACCGGCCTCACCACCAGCGGATGCGTGCGCGCGTCTTGTGTTGACGCGATGAGCCATGGCTTCATCACCACCGTCGTGCGCGAGGCGTGCGGCGACAGGCACGATGGCCCGCACGAGGCGAACCTCTTTGATATGCAGGCGAAATACGCCGATGTCGTCTCCGAGGAAGCGATTATCGCGCACCTTAACACTCTGAAAACGTGA